The following are from one region of the Paenibacillus bovis genome:
- a CDS encoding RluA family pseudouridine synthase, with amino-acid sequence MSTSNTSIPVLFEDNHVLAVVKPVNIPSQEDNTGDPDMLTLLKADLKQRHNKPGNVFLGLVHRLDRPVGGAMVFAKTSKAASRLSETVRSRSMIKQYAAVVRGVPARTQGTLKDTLLKDSRTNTVAVVKPGTAGGKEAVLDYEVIASTGELSLVLIHLHTGRSHQIRVQMAHSGHPLYGDQKYGAEVNSKGEQLALWSVCTGIPHPVSKEMMTFVSLPPRTRPWTQWNEAVYEQIRVQLGE; translated from the coding sequence ATGAGCACATCGAACACATCTATTCCAGTTTTATTCGAGGATAATCATGTACTGGCTGTAGTCAAACCGGTGAATATACCTTCTCAGGAAGACAACACTGGTGACCCTGATATGCTGACCCTGCTCAAAGCGGATCTCAAGCAGCGGCATAATAAACCAGGCAATGTATTTCTGGGTCTGGTTCATCGGCTGGATCGTCCAGTTGGTGGCGCAATGGTGTTTGCCAAAACGTCCAAAGCCGCTTCCCGCTTGTCCGAGACGGTACGCAGCCGCAGTATGATCAAGCAGTATGCTGCTGTTGTACGCGGTGTACCTGCGCGTACACAGGGTACTTTAAAAGACACGCTGCTCAAGGATTCACGCACCAATACAGTTGCGGTCGTGAAACCGGGAACAGCCGGTGGCAAAGAGGCTGTACTGGATTATGAAGTTATCGCCAGTACAGGAGAGCTCTCGCTTGTACTGATTCATCTGCATACCGGACGTTCGCATCAGATTCGTGTACAGATGGCCCATAGCGGTCATCCGCTGTATGGTGATCAGAAATATGGTGCCGAGGTAAACAGCAAAGGCGAGCAACTGGCACTCTGGTCGGTATGCACAGGTATACCGCATCCGGTCTCCAAAGAAATGATGACATTTGTCTCGCTGCCTCCGCGTACACGTCCATGGACCCAATGGAATGAAGCGGTATATGAACAGATTCGAGTTCAGCTTGGTGAGTAA
- the gyrA gene encoding DNA gyrase subunit A translates to MATNEQYMPAFLEEVVGDRFGRYSKYIIQDRAIPDVRDGLKPVQRRILYAMYESGNTPEKGYRKSAKTVGDVMGNYHPHGDSSIYDGMVRMAQPWKMGHTLVDGHGNWGSPDDDPAAAMRYTEARLSSIAMEILRDIDRNTVQFKDNFDNTTKEPTVLPARYPNLLVNGVSGISSGFATEIPPHSLREVIEACIALMENPSMELDELMNYVKGPDFPTGGIIMGGSGIRDAYETGKGRIYVRSKTEIETMRGGKQQIVITEIPYQVVKVRLVTAMENIRLEKKVEGIAEVRDESGRDGLRIVVELKKDADAEGILAYLLKKTDLQVAYNFNMVAIVNKAPQQLGLKSILQAYIAHQREVVTRRTRYDLDKLEDRAHVLEGLAKALNILDEVISAIKASKNRQDAHQNLQWMFGLTERQADAILSLQLYRLTNLEINQVEKELSDIQKKIKNLQSILDSDKKLIGVIKKELMESYDKYGIERRSEIRYEVEELKVNLEVMVNSEDVLVTLSNGGYIKRTSMMSFNRSGAERSGSGAREDDFIRQVIDVNTLDSLLIFTQRGQYFLLPVHQIPDFKWKETGTAIVNVISMTREDRIVDIIPVRNLEEETGSLVFVTKRGQVKRTEVKDYATKRSGAVAACKLGEGDEVISVSRGDQARDLMLITRNGMSIRFRAEEVSPMGRVSTGVRGIQLMDNDEVAISLWVDGEEDGQLMVMTDLGYAKRTSMLQYQTQSRGGKGVSTFELKEGKRVKPNGNRIIAAFVCKDNRSFIAIVPPNRTIPFNSKLALQTDERRHIGKSIVTLDKNDTIITVLEDLSSSAASK, encoded by the coding sequence ATGGCTACAAATGAACAGTACATGCCGGCGTTTCTTGAAGAAGTCGTCGGAGACCGATTTGGTCGTTATTCCAAATATATTATCCAGGATCGCGCGATTCCCGATGTACGGGATGGACTAAAACCGGTACAGCGCCGTATTCTCTATGCAATGTACGAATCCGGCAATACACCGGAAAAAGGCTATCGCAAATCCGCTAAAACCGTCGGTGATGTGATGGGTAACTATCACCCGCACGGTGATTCTTCTATCTATGATGGCATGGTACGTATGGCACAGCCATGGAAAATGGGACATACGCTGGTTGATGGTCATGGTAACTGGGGTTCTCCCGATGATGATCCAGCAGCAGCAATGCGTTATACTGAAGCACGTTTATCTTCTATTGCCATGGAGATTCTGCGTGATATAGACCGTAATACAGTACAGTTCAAAGATAATTTCGATAATACGACCAAGGAACCAACCGTTCTGCCGGCTCGTTATCCGAATCTGCTGGTTAATGGAGTCAGTGGTATTTCTTCCGGTTTTGCGACCGAGATTCCACCGCACAGCCTGCGTGAAGTAATCGAAGCTTGTATCGCTCTGATGGAGAATCCATCGATGGAGCTGGACGAACTGATGAATTATGTCAAAGGTCCGGATTTCCCGACCGGTGGCATTATTATGGGCGGCAGCGGTATTCGTGATGCCTACGAAACGGGTAAAGGACGTATCTATGTACGCTCCAAAACAGAAATCGAGACCATGCGCGGCGGCAAGCAGCAGATTGTTATTACCGAGATTCCATACCAGGTGGTCAAGGTACGTCTGGTAACAGCTATGGAAAATATCCGCCTGGAGAAAAAAGTAGAAGGTATCGCCGAAGTACGCGACGAGAGCGGACGGGATGGTCTGCGTATTGTAGTGGAACTGAAAAAAGATGCCGATGCCGAAGGCATACTGGCGTATCTGCTCAAAAAAACAGATCTGCAGGTAGCTTATAACTTTAATATGGTAGCTATCGTCAACAAGGCCCCGCAGCAGCTCGGTCTAAAAAGTATCTTGCAGGCGTATATCGCTCACCAGCGTGAAGTGGTAACCCGCCGTACACGCTATGATCTGGATAAACTGGAAGATCGTGCGCATGTACTGGAAGGTCTCGCCAAAGCACTGAATATTCTGGATGAAGTGATCTCAGCGATCAAAGCATCCAAAAACCGTCAGGATGCCCATCAGAATCTACAGTGGATGTTCGGGTTGACCGAGCGTCAGGCCGATGCGATTCTCAGCTTGCAATTGTATCGTCTAACCAATCTGGAAATTAATCAGGTCGAAAAAGAACTGAGTGATATCCAGAAAAAAATCAAAAATCTCCAATCGATTCTGGACAGCGACAAAAAGCTGATCGGTGTCATCAAAAAAGAATTGATGGAAAGCTATGATAAATACGGAATCGAGCGTCGCTCCGAAATCCGTTATGAAGTAGAAGAACTGAAAGTCAATCTGGAAGTTATGGTAAATTCGGAAGACGTGCTGGTTACGCTGTCCAATGGCGGTTACATCAAGCGTACGAGCATGATGTCATTCAACCGATCGGGAGCAGAGCGCAGCGGTTCGGGAGCGAGAGAAGATGACTTTATTCGTCAGGTGATCGATGTCAATACGCTGGACAGTTTGCTGATCTTCACGCAGCGCGGTCAGTATTTCTTGCTGCCGGTGCATCAGATTCCGGATTTCAAATGGAAAGAGACTGGTACAGCCATTGTCAATGTAATTTCGATGACCAGGGAAGATCGGATAGTTGATATTATTCCGGTACGCAATCTGGAAGAAGAGACAGGTAGTCTCGTATTTGTCACCAAGCGCGGACAGGTCAAACGTACCGAAGTGAAAGATTATGCAACCAAGCGCTCCGGCGCTGTAGCTGCCTGCAAGCTGGGTGAAGGCGACGAAGTAATATCGGTCAGCCGTGGCGATCAGGCACGTGATCTGATGCTGATTACACGTAACGGGATGAGTATCCGCTTCCGTGCGGAGGAAGTCAGTCCAATGGGCAGAGTATCTACCGGAGTACGTGGTATTCAACTGATGGACAATGATGAGGTAGCTATTTCACTGTGGGTAGATGGGGAAGAAGATGGGCAGCTGATGGTCATGACGGATCTAGGTTATGCCAAACGTACATCTATGCTGCAGTACCAGACACAGAGCCGCGGAGGCAAGGGAGTATCAACCTTTGAACTCAAAGAAGGCAAACGTGTGAAGCCGAATGGCAATCGGATTATTGCCGCCTTTGTCTGCAAAGATAATCGATCCTTTATAGCGATCGTACCGCCAAATCGTACAATTCCATTTAACAGCAAGCTTGCTTTGCAGACTGATGAACGCCGACATATCGGCAAATCGATTGTAACACTCGACAAAAATGATACGATTATTACTGTATTGGAAGACTTATCATCATCTGCTGCCAGTAAGTAA
- a CDS encoding AIPR family protein: protein MENIIVKNFLHQFKEKFELEEENEDNLFEQFINYCVLNNHVIDSERNFQEMETGTSKGIDGIAILVNNKLILNEEDIEEIILNKNKFSVDFIFVQAKTSSSFNDSKVNYFINIVEEFITEEKCSIKELEKFWEIKNIIYKNSKLFKKENPNCLMYYATSSTTTELSKDIHESINRGKKRLNNTGYLSDVIEFYPLGVKEIQKLYRKIDADLEASFLFPKNVTFSYKGEKVTSAYFGLVDIQQYMNLLYDRSTAGIKNVFEDNIRDYLGVDNNDVNNSMKERLLNEESQLFGLLNNGVTVVADDIKPVGETFNLVNYQIVNGCQTSNVIFDNYKEIEEKNISIPIRIIATTDEDTKNEIVTATNSQTGLKPEQLDSLSSFHKMLEEFYNSKNDLVEKLPNIKRDINIYYERRSNQYRNSQYQQSKIINIPKQIKAVTSMFMDNPHGVSGHYGTVARKVKGNIFKKEDFPEPYYVSALMLYRVETFFRKQKDYKKFSRAKWHILMAAKYMLEIDEKLTHTHHSFNSRDMKKLALEVEKRINTENESNSVILAAIEQINNMIVIQQLDLNDRKLFERKETTDKLRQYLIASSGQ, encoded by the coding sequence ATGGAAAATATAATTGTCAAAAATTTTTTGCATCAATTTAAAGAAAAATTTGAACTTGAAGAAGAAAATGAAGACAATTTATTTGAACAATTTATAAATTATTGTGTTTTAAATAATCATGTCATTGATTCAGAAAGAAATTTTCAAGAAATGGAAACTGGGACTTCCAAAGGAATTGATGGAATAGCTATCCTTGTTAATAATAAACTTATATTAAATGAAGAAGACATCGAAGAAATTATTTTAAATAAAAATAAATTTTCAGTAGATTTTATATTTGTTCAGGCCAAAACTTCTTCGAGCTTTAATGATTCTAAAGTTAATTATTTTATAAATATAGTTGAAGAATTTATCACTGAGGAAAAATGTTCAATAAAAGAATTGGAAAAATTTTGGGAAATAAAGAATATTATTTATAAAAATTCAAAATTATTTAAAAAAGAAAATCCGAATTGTCTAATGTACTATGCAACCTCATCTACAACTACCGAATTAAGTAAAGATATACACGAGAGTATCAATCGAGGAAAAAAACGGTTAAATAATACCGGATATTTATCAGATGTAATCGAATTTTACCCTCTAGGAGTAAAGGAAATACAAAAGTTATATCGTAAGATAGATGCTGATTTAGAAGCTTCCTTTTTATTTCCTAAAAATGTAACTTTTTCTTATAAAGGCGAAAAAGTTACGTCTGCATACTTTGGATTAGTGGATATTCAACAATATATGAACTTACTTTATGATAGATCTACTGCGGGAATCAAAAATGTATTTGAAGACAATATTAGAGATTATTTAGGTGTGGATAATAATGATGTTAACAATAGTATGAAAGAAAGACTTTTGAATGAAGAATCTCAATTATTTGGTCTCTTAAACAATGGAGTTACTGTAGTAGCAGATGATATTAAACCAGTAGGAGAAACATTTAATCTTGTTAATTACCAAATTGTAAATGGCTGCCAAACTAGTAATGTTATTTTTGATAACTATAAAGAAATTGAGGAAAAGAACATCTCTATTCCTATTAGAATTATTGCTACAACAGATGAAGATACTAAAAACGAAATTGTTACTGCTACAAATAGTCAAACGGGCTTAAAACCTGAACAATTGGATTCCTTAAGTAGCTTTCATAAAATGCTTGAAGAATTCTACAATTCTAAAAACGATTTGGTAGAAAAATTGCCCAATATTAAAAGAGACATAAATATATATTATGAAAGAAGATCAAATCAATACAGGAATTCTCAATATCAACAATCTAAGATTATTAATATTCCTAAGCAAATAAAAGCTGTCACCTCCATGTTTATGGATAATCCTCATGGAGTTTCAGGACATTATGGTACAGTAGCAAGAAAAGTAAAAGGAAATATTTTCAAAAAAGAAGATTTTCCAGAACCATACTATGTTAGTGCATTAATGCTATACCGTGTGGAAACCTTCTTTAGAAAACAAAAAGACTACAAAAAGTTTTCTAGAGCAAAATGGCATATCTTGATGGCTGCTAAATATATGTTAGAAATAGATGAAAAATTAACTCATACTCATCATTCATTTAATTCAAGGGATATGAAAAAATTAGCACTTGAAGTTGAAAAGAGAATTAATACTGAAAATGAGTCTAATTCAGTTATTCTAGCGGCAATTGAACAGATAAATAATATGATCGTAATACAACAATTGGATTTAAATGATCGAAAATTATTTGAGAGAAAAGAGACTACAGATAAATTAAGACAGTATTTAATAGCAAGTAGTGGACAATAA
- the parE gene encoding DNA topoisomerase IV subunit B produces the protein MVEQIDSLTNSSRDGVNPPATGYDADDIQVLEGLVAVRKRPGMYIGSTSSSGLHHLVWEIVDNAVDEHLAKHCDKIEISLNKDGSVTVYDNGRGIPTGMHKSGIPTPQVVFTILHAGGKFGGGGYKKSGGLHGVGASVTNALSEWLEVEIYRDGAIHRQRFEYWVDKKGKEHVGEPATGLEVIGKTKITGTKVTFKPDIRVFQNGIALNYDTLSERLQEIAFLNSGLEILLSDERNDKADRFYYEGGASQFVEYLNEGKDVLHDVIHFNAERDDIEVEIALQYNAGYTETIASFVNSIPTRGGGTHETGFKTAYTRVLNDYARKNAMLKEKEKNLEGGDLREGMMAVISVKMAEVEFVGQTKDQLGSSSARGAVDAVVAESMQRFLEENPQVSQKLIKKAIQASRAREAARKARDDMRTGRKRSESSNLNGKLSPAQSKDFSRNELFIVEGDSAGGSAKQGRDSKIQAILPLKGKPMNPEKSKLADVMKNEEYRAITSAIGAGIGPEFAIEDSNYSKIIIMTDADTDGAHIQVLLLTFFYRYMKPLIDQGRIYIAQPPLFKITQRSGKKTNERYAWTDEQLEKSLKEFGRNVELQRYKGLGEMNPEQLWETTMNPESRTLLQVQIEDAAKAERRVSTLMGDKVDPRKRWIVENVDFTEYEE, from the coding sequence ATGGTCGAACAGATCGATTCACTTACAAATTCATCCCGGGATGGCGTTAATCCGCCAGCTACAGGGTATGATGCTGACGACATTCAGGTGCTCGAAGGGCTTGTTGCCGTACGGAAGCGTCCGGGGATGTATATCGGTAGTACAAGTTCGTCTGGACTGCATCATCTTGTCTGGGAGATTGTGGACAATGCAGTCGACGAGCATCTTGCAAAGCATTGCGACAAAATTGAGATTAGCCTAAACAAAGACGGTTCCGTAACCGTATACGATAACGGCCGGGGAATTCCGACGGGAATGCACAAAAGCGGCATTCCAACGCCTCAGGTCGTATTTACCATTTTGCATGCCGGCGGTAAATTCGGCGGCGGGGGATACAAAAAATCCGGCGGTCTGCACGGTGTAGGTGCGTCGGTTACCAATGCACTGTCCGAATGGCTGGAAGTGGAAATCTACCGTGATGGCGCTATTCACCGCCAGCGGTTTGAATACTGGGTAGACAAAAAAGGCAAAGAGCATGTCGGAGAACCGGCAACCGGCCTTGAAGTGATCGGTAAAACCAAAATTACCGGCACCAAAGTGACCTTCAAGCCGGATATCCGGGTATTCCAAAACGGTATTGCCCTAAACTATGATACGCTGTCCGAGCGTCTGCAGGAGATCGCTTTCCTGAACTCGGGTCTGGAGATTCTACTGAGCGATGAGCGTAATGACAAAGCCGATCGTTTTTATTACGAAGGCGGCGCCAGCCAGTTTGTGGAATATCTGAACGAAGGCAAGGATGTACTGCATGATGTGATTCACTTCAATGCAGAACGTGATGATATCGAGGTAGAGATTGCGCTGCAGTATAATGCAGGTTATACCGAGACGATCGCATCCTTTGTCAATTCGATTCCTACACGCGGAGGCGGTACGCACGAGACCGGATTCAAGACAGCATACACGCGTGTGCTGAATGATTACGCCCGCAAAAACGCCATGCTCAAAGAAAAGGAAAAGAATCTGGAAGGCGGCGATCTGCGCGAAGGCATGATGGCTGTAATCAGCGTCAAGATGGCCGAAGTGGAATTTGTCGGTCAGACCAAGGATCAGCTCGGCAGTTCTTCTGCACGTGGAGCCGTGGATGCAGTCGTAGCAGAAAGCATGCAGCGTTTTCTTGAAGAGAACCCGCAGGTCAGCCAGAAACTGATCAAAAAGGCCATACAAGCTTCTAGAGCACGCGAAGCTGCACGCAAGGCACGTGATGATATGCGTACCGGCCGCAAACGCAGCGAGAGTTCTAACCTGAACGGCAAGCTGAGTCCGGCACAGTCCAAGGACTTTTCACGTAACGAGCTGTTTATCGTCGAAGGTGATTCTGCCGGTGGTTCAGCCAAGCAGGGACGGGACTCCAAGATTCAGGCGATTTTGCCGCTCAAGGGTAAACCGATGAATCCGGAGAAATCCAAGCTGGCAGACGTTATGAAGAATGAGGAATACCGGGCGATTACATCGGCGATTGGCGCCGGTATCGGCCCCGAATTTGCGATCGAAGACAGCAATTATTCCAAAATCATTATCATGACCGATGCCGATACGGACGGAGCGCATATTCAGGTGCTGCTGCTGACGTTCTTTTACCGGTACATGAAGCCGCTGATTGATCAGGGACGTATCTATATCGCTCAGCCGCCATTGTTCAAGATTACTCAGCGTTCCGGCAAAAAGACCAATGAACGTTATGCTTGGACCGATGAGCAATTGGAAAAATCGCTCAAGGAATTTGGACGCAATGTAGAGCTGCAGCGTTACAAAGGTCTGGGTGAGATGAATCCGGAGCAGCTGTGGGAAACGACCATGAATCCGGAGAGCCGTACACTGCTGCAGGTACAGATCGAAGATGCAGCGAAGGCAGAGCGCCGTGTATCGACGCTCATGGGTGACAAGGTAGATCCACGCAAACGCTGGATCGTCGAAAATGTCGATTTTACAGAATACGAAGAGTGA
- a CDS encoding DUF7674 family protein produces MTHLQEEWEHLMLARLEDRFPVFDHVYELDDDLVYVRYGGFGSFVQAVIHLATHGSEIEDSLHIQIIKSAYTDRRRLEQELRRIFQFVEELFQDSDERTRDILNCCIFEALMGSKTAEKVLFQYVSAEIAAYYKSIHW; encoded by the coding sequence ATGACACACCTACAGGAAGAATGGGAGCATCTGATGTTGGCAAGGTTAGAAGACCGCTTCCCCGTGTTTGATCATGTATATGAACTGGATGATGATCTGGTCTATGTACGATATGGAGGATTCGGCTCCTTTGTACAGGCTGTTATTCATTTGGCAACACACGGATCAGAAATAGAGGACAGTCTCCATATACAGATAATCAAAAGTGCCTATACGGACAGAAGACGACTTGAGCAGGAGCTTCGGCGCATTTTTCAATTCGTGGAGGAGCTGTTTCAAGATTCCGATGAACGGACAAGAGATATACTGAACTGCTGTATTTTTGAAGCACTGATGGGTAGCAAGACAGCAGAAAAGGTGCTGTTCCAATATGTATCAGCTGAAATTGCTGCCTACTATAAAAGTATACACTGGTGA
- a CDS encoding ABC transporter permease, with translation MNSIWPLVQNETIKIIKKKRFYVILLVLLVLVPMFTYAQMRQAQENRTKFGDDWRTELQQAITDNQNSLGSDRVPEEWKKYRRIFIQQMQYYLQNDVNPNEPGGVTFTREFLDNSSSLFIPLLIMTIASDLVSGERTGGTIKMLLTRPVRRWKILLSKLITLTMFVSLIVVSTFIICYVISGLAFGYSGFTIPVFTGFQPSEAGVDMATVHAVDQWQFILMQMGLIWFVGLTVGLLAFMVSVLVRSTAASIVIMMAALIAGTILTNMASSWSSAKYLFMVNLGLTNYLSGSPAPIDGMTLPFSLAVLGIWAAVSLVVSFAVFTKRDVMN, from the coding sequence TTGAATAGCATCTGGCCGCTTGTACAGAATGAGACAATCAAAATTATCAAGAAAAAGCGGTTTTATGTCATCCTGCTCGTGCTGCTTGTACTGGTACCGATGTTTACTTATGCGCAGATGCGCCAGGCGCAGGAAAATCGCACCAAGTTTGGCGATGACTGGCGCACCGAGCTGCAGCAGGCGATTACCGATAACCAGAACTCGCTCGGCAGTGACCGGGTGCCGGAAGAATGGAAAAAATACCGCCGCATCTTTATCCAGCAGATGCAGTACTACTTACAAAATGATGTAAATCCGAATGAACCGGGCGGCGTTACCTTTACCCGCGAATTCCTAGACAACTCTAGCAGTCTGTTTATACCGCTGCTGATTATGACGATCGCTTCGGATCTGGTATCCGGGGAGCGAACCGGTGGTACCATCAAGATGCTGCTTACCAGACCGGTACGACGATGGAAAATCCTGCTCAGCAAGCTGATTACGCTGACCATGTTTGTCTCGCTGATCGTCGTATCCACCTTTATTATCTGCTATGTGATATCGGGACTTGCATTTGGCTACTCCGGCTTTACTATTCCTGTATTTACCGGCTTCCAGCCAAGCGAGGCAGGAGTGGATATGGCGACAGTACATGCAGTGGATCAATGGCAATTTATCCTGATGCAGATGGGATTGATCTGGTTTGTCGGTTTGACTGTCGGACTGCTTGCTTTTATGGTGTCTGTACTGGTACGCAGTACGGCAGCCAGTATTGTTATTATGATGGCGGCACTGATTGCCGGGACGATTCTGACCAACATGGCTTCTTCCTGGAGCAGCGCCAAGTATTTGTTTATGGTTAATCTGGGTCTGACCAATTACCTGTCAGGCAGTCCTGCGCCGATAGATGGCATGACCCTGCCGTTCTCATTGGCTGTGCTCGGTATTTGGGCAGCTGTTTCGCTGGTTGTATCATTTGCCGTATTTACAAAAAGGGATGTAATGAATTAG
- a CDS encoding ABC transporter ATP-binding protein: MNISNSDINASSAREEQTDSEIVLSAIKVKKKIGKRWIIKDVTFNVRAGEIFGFLGPNGAGKTTTIRMLVNLIRPTEGQITICGYDVTRQPEKALAYVGSIVENPEMYPYLTGWENLQHFARMQPGVDEQRIQEVTEIVRLDERIHDKVSKYSLGMRQRLGIAQALLGRPRLLILDEPTNGLDPKGIRDMRLFIRELAAQGMAVFVSSHLLSEIQLLCDRVAIVGNGKVIAVGSVNELVEDREHLVIWELEPAEQGARILEELPDVTVLDLESAHLDNDTAASLKLNSMITRTPEEHISTTIQALVSANIQIHNVRKLNPTLEQLFLGITEGETIE, translated from the coding sequence ATGAATATATCCAATTCGGACATAAATGCTTCGTCTGCCCGTGAAGAGCAGACCGATTCAGAGATTGTACTATCCGCTATAAAAGTAAAGAAAAAGATCGGCAAGCGCTGGATTATCAAAGATGTGACTTTTAATGTACGGGCAGGCGAAATTTTTGGATTTCTCGGTCCCAATGGAGCAGGCAAAACGACCACGATCCGCATGCTGGTCAATCTGATCCGTCCGACCGAAGGGCAAATTACAATCTGCGGATACGATGTAACCCGTCAACCGGAAAAGGCACTGGCCTATGTAGGCTCAATTGTCGAGAATCCGGAGATGTATCCCTATCTGACCGGCTGGGAAAACCTGCAGCATTTTGCCCGCATGCAGCCTGGGGTAGACGAACAGCGTATTCAGGAAGTGACCGAAATCGTACGTCTCGATGAGCGGATTCACGATAAAGTAAGCAAATACTCACTGGGAATGCGTCAGCGTCTCGGAATAGCCCAGGCGCTGCTCGGCAGACCGAGACTGCTTATTCTGGATGAGCCTACCAATGGACTCGATCCCAAAGGAATCCGCGATATGCGCTTGTTTATCCGGGAGCTGGCTGCCCAGGGGATGGCTGTATTTGTATCCAGTCATTTACTCAGCGAGATTCAGCTACTGTGTGACCGTGTTGCTATTGTAGGCAATGGCAAGGTAATAGCAGTAGGCAGTGTAAACGAACTGGTAGAAGACAGGGAACATCTCGTTATCTGGGAACTGGAACCGGCTGAACAGGGAGCACGCATTCTCGAAGAATTGCCGGATGTTACGGTGCTGGATCTGGAATCTGCGCATCTGGACAACGATACAGCGGCATCGCTGAAGCTGAACAGTATGATTACCCGTACACCGGAAGAACATATATCGACGACTATACAGGCTCTGGTCAGCGCCAATATACAGATTCATAATGTACGCAAATTAAATCCTACCCTGGAGCAGCTGTTCCTCGGCATTACGGAGGGTGAGACGATTGAATAG
- a CDS encoding GDSL-type esterase/lipase family protein codes for MKPSSSSARIWRITSIASIIATLLLIGGFVYAVNDVVNPVGSSYTAGNTASPAENGSQPAVDPATEGIRVAALGDSLAKGTGDDDGSGFVRRTVNLLQQQGVDAKLVANLGINGQKTGQVIKSLEESGVQHTLRQANVIMLSIGANDLFNGGEALGNLDEKAPTANQLLTNQPQAAARLQKILDRLAEINPDAQIIYLGLYNPFGDLKELRVPGNQAVSAWNTKAASITNTNEHMMVIPTFDLFQNNLDQYLSADHFHPNGDGYEQIAARIVQSIR; via the coding sequence ATGAAACCATCTTCATCATCAGCACGAATATGGAGAATTACCAGCATTGCTTCTATCATAGCAACGTTACTGCTGATCGGCGGTTTTGTATATGCGGTAAATGATGTTGTCAATCCGGTAGGCAGCTCCTACACGGCAGGCAATACTGCTAGCCCTGCAGAAAATGGATCGCAGCCAGCCGTTGATCCGGCGACAGAAGGAATACGCGTAGCCGCTCTCGGCGACTCACTCGCCAAAGGTACAGGTGACGATGATGGCAGCGGATTTGTGCGTCGTACCGTCAATTTGCTGCAGCAGCAAGGAGTCGATGCCAAGCTGGTTGCCAATCTGGGTATTAACGGACAGAAAACAGGACAGGTTATCAAATCACTGGAGGAATCCGGTGTCCAGCATACACTTCGTCAGGCGAATGTCATTATGCTGTCGATAGGAGCGAATGATCTGTTCAATGGGGGGGAAGCACTAGGTAATCTGGATGAAAAGGCACCTACTGCCAACCAGCTGCTGACCAATCAGCCGCAGGCTGCCGCACGCTTGCAAAAGATTCTGGATCGATTGGCAGAAATCAATCCGGATGCACAGATTATTTATCTGGGTTTGTATAATCCGTTTGGAGATCTCAAGGAGCTTCGTGTACCAGGTAATCAGGCAGTAAGTGCCTGGAACACGAAAGCTGCAAGTATCACCAATACCAATGAACATATGATGGTTATTCCTACATTTGACCTATTCCAGAATAATCTGGATCAGTATCTGTCTGCAGATCATTTTCATCCTAATGGTGACGGTTATGAGCAGATTGCCGCGCGTATCGTTCAAAGTATCCGTTGA